A region from the Candidatus Zixiibacteriota bacterium genome encodes:
- a CDS encoding ankyrin repeat domain-containing protein, which produces MELRRILAHLAIALTFVGVTWDLHAAAIHDAVAAGDTQRVNALIAGDAAALNLRDESGKSPLMLAVQLGHAEIVAALVAAGADVNLSDNKNSSALHLAVERADTELMELLIRNGANLEATDDLQRTPLILAAEGEEIGVAEILIENGANINAVAMRGYSALLWGARNQNEEFVDLLIAAGARLAPETLPRALELAVIGGLENLFRHTVELGCNIAEVKERDPGLIFPAAAGGSVAIVKTLVELGFDPVQSDQDGYTAVHAAAMEGRLEVLLYFHELGMDFNDRNLKGESAFNAAIAVGQTAAANCLAHCGADTGAPHYPLFKGPYMGQKPPGDTPQMFLPGIVSGHDRAHSALVFSPDAMEAYWTEMRPNGGAVLYSDGWGGAWTYPQVAAVDRDPMFSPDGRRLYYIKTRPYREGDVKGGDTDFKEEIWYLERTESGWSEPISAGDDVNAIGLHWPCSVDRLGNLY; this is translated from the coding sequence ATGGAATTACGCAGAATCCTGGCTCACCTCGCAATTGCCCTGACGTTCGTGGGCGTGACGTGGGACTTGCATGCGGCGGCGATTCACGACGCGGTCGCAGCGGGCGACACGCAGCGAGTCAACGCATTGATTGCGGGCGACGCCGCGGCTCTGAATCTTCGCGACGAATCGGGGAAGTCGCCGCTGATGCTGGCGGTGCAACTCGGTCACGCGGAAATCGTCGCGGCCCTGGTCGCTGCGGGAGCCGACGTGAATTTGAGCGACAACAAGAACAGCTCGGCGTTGCATCTGGCGGTTGAGCGCGCCGATACGGAACTCATGGAACTACTGATTCGTAATGGCGCGAACCTCGAAGCGACCGATGATCTACAACGGACGCCGTTGATTCTCGCTGCCGAAGGTGAGGAGATCGGGGTGGCCGAGATCTTGATCGAGAACGGCGCTAACATCAATGCGGTAGCGATGAGAGGCTACTCGGCACTGCTGTGGGGAGCAAGGAATCAGAACGAAGAGTTTGTCGATTTGCTGATCGCTGCCGGAGCACGCCTGGCGCCGGAGACGTTGCCGCGCGCCCTGGAACTGGCCGTGATCGGGGGGCTGGAGAATCTGTTTCGCCATACAGTCGAACTGGGGTGCAACATCGCGGAAGTGAAAGAACGTGATCCCGGCTTGATTTTCCCGGCAGCAGCAGGTGGCTCGGTCGCGATCGTAAAGACACTGGTCGAACTCGGATTTGATCCGGTACAGAGCGATCAGGACGGTTATACGGCGGTTCATGCTGCAGCGATGGAAGGTCGGCTTGAGGTGCTCCTGTACTTCCATGAATTGGGCATGGACTTCAACGACCGCAACCTGAAGGGCGAATCGGCATTCAATGCGGCCATCGCGGTGGGGCAGACTGCGGCTGCCAACTGTCTCGCCCATTGCGGCGCCGACACCGGCGCACCACATTATCCACTTTTCAAGGGCCCTTATATGGGACAGAAACCTCCAGGCGATACGCCGCAAATGTTTTTGCCGGGAATCGTCTCCGGTCATGACCGGGCGCACTCCGCGCTCGTCTTTTCACCCGATGCGATGGAGGCATACTGGACGGAGATGCGCCCGAACGGAGGGGCAGTGCTCTATTCTGACGGCTGGGGAGGAGCATGGACATATCCGCAAGTCGCGGCCGTCGATCGCGATCCAATGTTTTCACCGGACGGCCGGCGGCTCTACTACATCAAGACGAGACCGTATCGCGAGGGGGACGTCAAGGGCGGAGACACCGACTTTAAGGAAGAGATCTGGTATTTGGAGAGAACCGAATCCGGCTGGTCTGAGCCGATCTCGGCCGGCGATGACGTCAATGCCATTGGGCTGCATTGGCCGTGCTCAGTGGACAGGCTCGGGAATCTGTACTT